In Mycolicibacterium tusciae JS617, the DNA window GCGGCCAGATCACCGGCCGCCCCGTGCACCTGCTCAACGTCATGGGCCTTCGCGCCGAGGAGAGCAGCGCCCGCGCCCGCCGACTGGCCTACTCCCCCAACACCTCGGCCTCCAACGGGCGACGCCGCGTTGATGACTGGTACCCCATCCATCACTGGTCCACCAGCCAGGTCTGGGAACGGATCCGCGCCGCGGGCACCCGTCCCCACCGGGCCTACGTCGAAGGCATGTCGCGCCTGTCGTGCCGGTTCTGCGTCTTGGCCTCCCGCGCCGACCTGGTGTGCTCAGCGCGCCTGAACCCCACGCTGGCCCGCCGCTACGCCGACGTCGAAGCCCAGACCGGTCACCGATTCCGCGCCGACCTGTCGATGGCCGACATCATCGCCGAATCCCACGCCGGTCAACAGGGTGCCTTCATCGCACTCGCGGACCTGCATCCCATCCGGGCATGACCGCACCCAGACAGGAGCTGCCATGCCCGCGAACATCATTCACCCACCACGAGAAGGAGACACCCAATCATGAGCAACCACATCGAACACGGACACGCCCGCGGCGCCCTCTACACCCTGCGCCAAGCCGACATCCACGAAGCCGGCGACTACCACGAGCAACAGCACCGGCCCGACGAACGAACCTGCGCGCCGGTGTTCGTCCTCGACCTCACCAACGAAAGCGGCGACGGCCTATCCCTCACCGGCAGCCGCCGCGAACTCGTCGAATACCTCGAACTCGTTACCACCCACGTCAAACGTGAAACCGACCCTCTGCCCGCGCTCGACCGCGCGCTGGCGCAACTGGCTGCGCTGCGCGCACAGCGAGCCGCCGCCTTGCTCACCGCCGACGAGACAGCCCTCGACCACCTCGACGACCAGCGCGCCCGACTCCTCGAGGACGTCGCGGCTGCCGCCGAAGCCGTCAACGACTGAGCCCGCCGAAGGAGCCCACCATGACCACCCCCGCCCCAGTCCTGCCTGCCATCCCCGATGACACCCTGCGCGAGCTGCTCGGCGCCTACTTCGTCGCCCGCGACGACCTCTACGAAGCCGAGGCCAGAGCCGGGCACGACGATCTCAATCCCGCCATCAGTCGACAGGCCGTCATCGACCTCGCCGACGAGCTGGTCGCCCACTTCGTCCCCGACGTCGCCGCCCGCTGCGCCCTGACCGGCGAGGACCCCACCGACC includes these proteins:
- a CDS encoding phosphoadenosine phosphosulfate reductase family protein, which translates into the protein MTATIEGHQATVTAADAPDLCCYDIILVNSSAGKDSQASLDVVVAAARQAEVLDRVVVVHADLGEAEWDGVPDLAAEHAAHYGLRFELARRERDGSLYTILDHVQRRGLWPSASQRWCTSDFKRGPIRKVMTKLVAELREGGQITGRPVHLLNVMGLRAEESSARARRLAYSPNTSASNGRRRVDDWYPIHHWSTSQVWERIRAAGTRPHRAYVEGMSRLSCRFCVLASRADLVCSARLNPTLARRYADVEAQTGHRFRADLSMADIIAESHAGQQGAFIALADLHPIRA